Proteins encoded by one window of Rutidosis leptorrhynchoides isolate AG116_Rl617_1_P2 chromosome 7, CSIRO_AGI_Rlap_v1, whole genome shotgun sequence:
- the LOC139856993 gene encoding salicylic acid-binding protein 2-like, whose protein sequence is MTRTGDAQIHLVLVHGLCHGAWTWFKLKPLLEAAGYRVTTFDLAASGTDTKVIQQVTTFSDYTRPLLDLMATISPTEKVVLVGHSLGGMNIALAMDMFPEKVSVGVFLAAIMPDSVHRPSYVLEQFLERTPAEAWLDTQFLPFDTKNDCEVSMLFGPKYISSKLYQLCSDEDRELGKILIRPGSVFIKDLKEASPYRKEGYGSVKRVFVVCNEDETLKNEFQEWMINNNPVHEVKQLKGVDHMPMICDPKQLSACLLDIARSYT, encoded by the exons ATGACCCGAACAGGTGATGCGCAGATACATTTAGTTCTAGTACATGGCTTATGCCATGGAGCCTGGACATGGTTTAAGCTCAAACCCCTTCTTGAGGCTGCCGGCTACCGTGTAACAACCTTTGATCTTGCTGCCTCAGGTACCGATACAAAAGTAATACAACAAGTTACCACATTTTCTGACTACACTAGGCCGTTATTGGACCTGATGGCCACCATATCACCCACGGAGAAGGTTGTGCTTGTGGGCCATAGTCTCGGTGGTATGAACATAGCCCTTGCCATGGACATGTTCCCGGAAAAGGTCTCCGTTGGCGTTTTTCTCGCAGCCATCATGCCAGATTCCGTACACAGGCCGTCTTATGTTTTAGAGCAG TTCTTGGAAAGGACTCCAGCTGAAGCATGGTTGGACACACAGTTTCTGCCATTCGATACCAAAAACGATTGTGAAGTATCAATGTTATTCGGGCCAAAATACATATCTTCCAAGCTCTATCAACTTTGCTCCGACGAG GATCGTGAATTAGGAAAAATACTGATAAGGCCCGGATCCGTATTTATAAAAGATCTAAAAGAAGCAAGCCCTTATAGAAAAGAAGGTTATGGTTCAGTGAAACGagtatttgtggtttgtaatgaagATGAAACCTTAAAAAATGAGTTTCAAGAATGGATGATTAATAATAACCCTGTTCATGAGGTGAAACAATTAAAAGGCGTGGACCATATGCCAATGATATGTGACCCAAAGCAACTTAGTGCTTGCCTCCTAGATATAGCCCGTTCATATACTTAA